In Helianthus annuus cultivar XRQ/B chromosome 3, HanXRQr2.0-SUNRISE, whole genome shotgun sequence, a single window of DNA contains:
- the LOC110932124 gene encoding uncharacterized protein LOC110932124: MALILLKNTMSLITRDLLSHHSSKQSKLPDLKLEKDYLQRCPSTNTNRAIDQTVSNLQDLNQPPLNLLDDTNLDLKLVSLSASSPPYTLGEVKFALERAEKEHTKKRSISMSKSFIDTHVDDETYAAGCPSCLLYVLISSRNPKCPRCNMTVPFPFTNSKKPRIDLNITI, from the exons ATGGCTTTAATATTACTCAAAAATACCATGTCCCTCATTACTCGTGATTTGCTCAGTCATCATTCCTCCAAACAATCAAAACTTCCTGACTTGAAG TTGGAAAAAGATTATCTCCAAAGATGTCCATCCACAAACACAAACCGAGCCATTGATCAAACTGTTTCTAACCTTCAAGACCTCAACCAACCTCCACTAAACCTCTTGGACGATACCAATTTAGACCTTAAACTTGTATCATTGTCGGCATCATCACCACCTTACACGCTTGGTGAAGTTAAATTTGCACTCGAAAGAGCCGAAAAAGAACACACCAAAAAACGGTCTATTTCAATGTCGAAATCATTCATAGACACACATGTTGATGATGAAACTTATGCTGCAGGATGCCCAAGTTGTTTGCTTTATGTGCTTATATCTAGTAGAAATCCTAAATGTCCCCGGTGCAACATGACCGTACCATTTCCTTTTACAAATTCGAAGAAACCTCGTATTGATCTTAACATAACCATATGA
- the LOC110929817 gene encoding uncharacterized protein LOC110929817 isoform X1, which produces MMMMMMAEEGRGSGFSELKGYCLQLLEALRNPNNKATTSALSHLLQFITPSSPHALQPFFDYTLFPLLLLLEAAVDCRSPPKENNKETPTKISDAVAEGVIQCLEELLKKCHVGSVDQMVVLLKKLTNAALLSPSEASEEIREGIIRCFKALINGLCPCSDTSCTCNQINGPPMLLDQKHSKSSLTVSQIHELNSEECLIAFLRSQSATVTVGHWLSLLLKAADVEVARGHSGSSSLRVEAFMTLRVLVAKVGTADQLAFFLPGVISQIGKVLHVSKTMISGAAGSMEAMDQALRGLAEFLMIVFEDEANLSSLDDSEVNLNTEKSPLSFLEELRRLPGKKQDQVETLATESTQKSPQSEVKRSLHVDRTSDWIATASSHVNKILSAVFPHLCVHPAKRVRQGTMAAIQGLLSTCIHTLKGSRLMLLECLCALVSDDDEEVSEAAQTFLESLLSSGNHHIERDFADIFNRLFEKLPEVVVGGEQSLAHSQKLLVLIYYSGPQLVRDHLLHSPVAAARFFDTLTLCLSQNSVFPGSLDKLLLEKPASVGYLRSITEMKVTTFFENEKKSAVESNAFENPNSFKVQNEYDLPRMPPWFSSRNPKLYNALAGIIRLVSLSLIAAGARSDGNLSIIKDIPLSYMRKLIGDIRHKEYTKESWQSWYNRTNLGKLVRQASTSACMLNEMIFGLSDQAIDNLKTRFHNTKSIWLVSLNKDIRVQLIDCIGSILHEYLSPEVWNLPLDQSDVGSGDVTVHFFHDNAMLHQVMIDGIGIFNLCLKRDFISSGFLHSSLYVLLENLICSNFQVRHAADAVLHVISATSGCPTVGHLVLQNSDYVIDSICRQLRYLDLNPHVPSVLAAILSYIGVAYKILPLMEEPMRSISQELEILGRHQHPELTISFLRAVAEIAKASKIEARSLPSQAELYHKQVESELSCFANGVLSNPEESGERLTDFNKHKEQLEAIYFKLKESKSYRRTVGSLSISCITAATPLLSSLKQTSCLVALEIVQDGIMALAEVEESYKHETKTREILTQAFQSYSYHDLADTLDAENDGTDENRLLPSMNKIWPFLIACIRNGNPLTTRRCAGVISKAVQICGGDFFSRRFHTDGPYLWELLSTSPFQKKPMNLKERRVLQLPYRTSSTSSEDPRAEISDLKVQVAVLEMIAEISGNKNSASAFESVVKKVSGVVVGIACSGVGGLRDASVNALRGLSAIDSDLVWLLVADVYYSKKREDVSQPPVADLPQVHQLLPPPLSSKSYLYVQYGGQSFGFDIDFSAVEYVFKKLYD; this is translated from the exons atgatgatgatgatgatggcagAAGAAGGTAGAGGCAGTGGATTTTCGGAATTAAAAGGCTACTGCTTACAACTTCTAGAAGCTCTCAGAAACCCTAACAACAAAGCCACCACCTCCGCACTctctcatcttcttcaattcatcACTCCTTCTTCTCCTCATGCTCTTCAACCCTTCTTCGA CTATACTTTGTTTCCCCTGCTGCTTCTGCTGGAAGCTGCAGTGGACTGTAGATCTCCACCAAAGGAGAATAATAAAGAAACCCCTACTAAAATAAGTGATGCTGTGGCAGAAGGAGTGATTCAGTGTTTGGAGGAGCTTCTAAAGAAGTGCCATGTAGGATCAGTGGATCAG ATGGTTGTATTACTGAAAAAACTGACTAACGCGGCATTGCTATCTCCATCTGAGGCATCAGAGGAGATTCGGGAAGGAATTATCAGGTGTTTTAAGGCACTGATTAACGGTTTATGTCCATGCTCCGACACATCTTGCACATGCAACCAAATTAACGGCCCGCCTATGCTTCTAGACCAAAAACATTCGAAATCATCCCTTACTGTTTCCCAAATACATGAACTAAACTCCGAGGAATGCTTAATTGCATTCCTTAGATCTCAATCCGCAACTGTCACTGTTGGACACTGGTTGTCACTTCTACTAAAA GCTGCAGATGTTGAGGTAGCACGCGGACATTCAGGCAGTTCTAGTCTTCGTGTAGAAGCTTTCATGACACTTCGCGTGCTTGTCGCTAAA GTTGGTACAGCGGATCAACTAGCTTTCTTTCTACCTGGTGTGATCAGTCAAATCGGAAAAGTTTTACACGTGTCAAAAACAATGATTAGTGGGGCTGCTGGAAGTATGGAAGCTATGGACCAAGCACTTAGGGGTTTGGCCGAGTTTCTCATGATAGTTTTCGAAGATGAGGCTAATTTATCCAGTCTTGATGACAGTGAAGTTAATTTAAATACCGAGAAATCTCCGTTATCGTTTCTGGAGGAGCTCCGGCGCTTACCTGGCAAAAAGCAAGATCAGGTTGAAACATTAGCAACGGAGTCAACCCAAAAGTCCCCACAATCTGAGGTTAAACGGTCTTTGCATGTTGACCGTACAAGCGATTGGATTGCAACAGCTTCTTCTCATGTAAATAAAATTTTGTCAGCAGTATTTCCACAT cTTTGTGTACATCCAGCAAAGAGGGTGAGACAGGGGACCATGGCTGCTATACAAGGACTCTTGTCAACATGCATTCATACACTCAAAGGAAGCAGACTTATGCTTCTA GAATGTTTATGTGCTTTAGTTTCTGATGACGATGAAGAGGTATCAGAAGCGGCCCAAACGTTTCTTGAAAGTTTGTTATCAAGTGGGAATCATCACATAGAACGTGACTTTGCTGATATATTTAACAg GCTGTTTGAAAAGCTCCCAGAAGTGGTAGTTGGAGGGGAACAGTCACTTGCACATTCTCAAAAGTTACTTGTATTAATTTACTATTCTGGTCCCCAACTTGTTAGAGATCATCTTCTACATTCTCCC GTGGCAGCGGCTCGATTCTTTGATACTCTTACCCTTTGTTTGAGCCAGAATTCAGTATTTCCTGGTTCGTTAGACAAACTGCTTTTAGAGAAGCCGGCTTCTGTCGGGTACTTGCGTTCTATAACGGAAATGAAAGTGACAACTTTCTTTGAAAATGAGAAAAAGTCTGCTGTTGAATCTAACGCTTTCGaaaatccaaattctttcaaaGTTCAAAATGAATACGATCTTCCACGTATGCCACCTTGGTTTTCTTCTAGAAATCCGAAACTTTACAATGCACTTGCGGGGATCATTAGGCTCGTTAGCCTATCTCTTATTGCAG CAGGTGCTCGTAGTGACGGGAATTTATCGATTATTAAAGATATTCCATTGAGCTACATGCGGAAACTGATTGGCGATATCCGACACAAAGAATACACAAAAGAAAGCTGGCAGAGTTGGTATAACAGGACTAATTTAGGAAAGCTTGTACGACAAGCTAGCACTTCTGCATGCATGTTAAACGAGATGATATTTGGTTTATCAGATCAAGCTATTGATAATTTGAAAACAAGATTTCATAACACAAAATCTATCTGGCTTGTTTCCTTAAATAAGGATATAAGAGTTCAGTTAATCGATTGCATCGGGAGTATCTTACATGAGTATTTATCACCTGAAGTCTGGAATCTTCCATTAGATCAATCCGATGTTGGATCTGGAGATGTTACGGTGCACTTTTTTCACGATAATGCAATGCTGCATCAG GTTATGATTGACGGGATTGGAATATTTAATTTATGTCTCAAGAGGGATTTTATATCAAGTGGATTTCTTCATTCGTCTCTTTACGTGTTGCTCGAGAATCTTATATGTTCAAATTTTCAAGTTAGACACGCGGCAGATGCTGTCTTACACGTCATTTCAGCTACATCTGGCTGTCCAACG GTTGGCCACTTAGTTTTGCAAAATTCAGACTACGTAATCGATTCGATATGTCGACAACTTCGCTATCTGGATCTTAATCCTCATGTACCAAGTGTTCTTGCTGCCATTCTTTCATACATAGGTGTGGCCTACAAAATATTACCGTTGATGGAAGAACCT ATGCGTTCTATTTCACAAGAACTTGAGATTCTTGGCAGGCATCAGCACCCTGAGCTCACCATTTCTTTCTTGAGG GCAGTTGCGGAAATTGCAAAGGCTTCGAAGATTGAAGCTCGTTCATTGCCTTCTCAAGCAGAGTTATACCATAAGCAAGTTGAGTCTGAACTTTCGTGTTTTGCAAATGGTGTTCTCTCGAATCCTGAAGAAAGTGGTGAACGTTTAACGGATTTTAATAAGCATAAGGAGCAATTAGAGGCtatatattttaaattaaaagAATCAAAGAGTTACCGAAGAACCGTTGGATCTCTTTCGATTTCATGTATTACTGCTGCCACTCCTTTATTGAGTTCATTGAAGCAAACATCGTGTTTGGTAGCCTTGGAAATTGTTCAG GATGGAATTATGGCACTTGCTGAAGTGGAAGAATCGTATAAACATGAGACGAAAACAAGGGAAATTCTTACACAAGCTTTCCAATCATATTCATATCATGATCTTGCAGATACTCTTGATGCGGAAAATGACGGAACTGATGAAAACCGGTTACTTCCTTCCATGAATAAAATTTGGCCCTTTCTGATTGCCTGTATCCGTAACGGGAATCCATTG ACAACTAGGCGATGTGCTGGCGTGATCAGTAAAGCAGTACAAATCTGCGGGGGAGATTTCTTTTCTCGTCGTTTCCACACCGACGGCCCCTACTTATGGGAACTTTTAAGCACATCCCCGTTTCAGAAAAAGCCAATGAATTTGAAAGAAAGACGAGTCTTACAGCTTCCATACCGAACCAGTTCAACATCTTCAGAAGATCCAAGGGCTGAGATTTCGGATCTAAAAGTCCAGGTGGCGGTGCTGGAGATGATAGCCGAGATATCCGGGAACAAAAACAGTGCTTCCGCTTTTGAAAGTGTTGTCAAGAAGGTTAGTGGGGTGGTTGTAGGGATTGCGTGTAGTGGTGTTGGTGGTCTTAGAGATGCGTCTGTGAATGCTCTTAGAGGACTTTCGGCCATTGATTCAGATCTCGTTTGGTTGCTTGTAGCTGATGTTTATTACTCTAAAAAGAGGGAAGACGTTTCGCAACCACCTGTTGCGGATTTACCACAAGTTCATCAACTATTACCACCACCTTTGTCTTCTAAATCATACCTTTATGTTCAATATGGTGGCCAGAGCTTTGGGTTTGACATTGATTTTTCTGCTGTAGAATATGTTTTTAAGAAATTGTACGATTAG
- the LOC110929817 gene encoding uncharacterized protein LOC110929817 isoform X2, protein MMMMMMAEEGRGSGFSELKGYCLQLLEALRNPNNKATTSALSHLLQFITPSSPHALQPFFDYTLFPLLLLLEAAVDCRSPPKENNKETPTKISDAVAEGVIQCLEELLKKCHVGSVDQMVVLLKKLTNAALLSPSEASEEIREGIIRCFKALINGLCPCSDTSCTCNQINGPPMLLDQKHSKSSLTVSQIHELNSEECLIAFLRSQSATVTVGHWLSLLLKAADVEVARGHSGSSSLRVEAFMTLRVLVAKVGTADQLAFFLPGVISQIGKVLHVSKTMISGAAGSMEAMDQALRGLAEFLMIVFEDEANLSSLDDSEVNLNTEKSPLSFLEELRRLPGKKQDQVETLATESTQKSPQSEVKRSLHVDRTSDWIATASSHVNKILSAVFPHLCVHPAKRVRQGTMAAIQGLLSTCIHTLKGSRLMLLECLCALVSDDDEEVSEAAQTFLESLLSSGNHHIERDFADIFNRLFEKLPEVVVGGEQSLAHSQKLLVLIYYSGPQLVRDHLLHSPVAAARFFDTLTLCLSQNSVFPGSLDKLLLEKPASVGYLRSITEMKVTTFFENEKKSAVESNAFENPNSFKVQNEYDLPRMPPWFSSRNPKLYNALAGIIRLVSLSLIAGARSDGNLSIIKDIPLSYMRKLIGDIRHKEYTKESWQSWYNRTNLGKLVRQASTSACMLNEMIFGLSDQAIDNLKTRFHNTKSIWLVSLNKDIRVQLIDCIGSILHEYLSPEVWNLPLDQSDVGSGDVTVHFFHDNAMLHQVMIDGIGIFNLCLKRDFISSGFLHSSLYVLLENLICSNFQVRHAADAVLHVISATSGCPTVGHLVLQNSDYVIDSICRQLRYLDLNPHVPSVLAAILSYIGVAYKILPLMEEPMRSISQELEILGRHQHPELTISFLRAVAEIAKASKIEARSLPSQAELYHKQVESELSCFANGVLSNPEESGERLTDFNKHKEQLEAIYFKLKESKSYRRTVGSLSISCITAATPLLSSLKQTSCLVALEIVQDGIMALAEVEESYKHETKTREILTQAFQSYSYHDLADTLDAENDGTDENRLLPSMNKIWPFLIACIRNGNPLTTRRCAGVISKAVQICGGDFFSRRFHTDGPYLWELLSTSPFQKKPMNLKERRVLQLPYRTSSTSSEDPRAEISDLKVQVAVLEMIAEISGNKNSASAFESVVKKVSGVVVGIACSGVGGLRDASVNALRGLSAIDSDLVWLLVADVYYSKKREDVSQPPVADLPQVHQLLPPPLSSKSYLYVQYGGQSFGFDIDFSAVEYVFKKLYD, encoded by the exons atgatgatgatgatgatggcagAAGAAGGTAGAGGCAGTGGATTTTCGGAATTAAAAGGCTACTGCTTACAACTTCTAGAAGCTCTCAGAAACCCTAACAACAAAGCCACCACCTCCGCACTctctcatcttcttcaattcatcACTCCTTCTTCTCCTCATGCTCTTCAACCCTTCTTCGA CTATACTTTGTTTCCCCTGCTGCTTCTGCTGGAAGCTGCAGTGGACTGTAGATCTCCACCAAAGGAGAATAATAAAGAAACCCCTACTAAAATAAGTGATGCTGTGGCAGAAGGAGTGATTCAGTGTTTGGAGGAGCTTCTAAAGAAGTGCCATGTAGGATCAGTGGATCAG ATGGTTGTATTACTGAAAAAACTGACTAACGCGGCATTGCTATCTCCATCTGAGGCATCAGAGGAGATTCGGGAAGGAATTATCAGGTGTTTTAAGGCACTGATTAACGGTTTATGTCCATGCTCCGACACATCTTGCACATGCAACCAAATTAACGGCCCGCCTATGCTTCTAGACCAAAAACATTCGAAATCATCCCTTACTGTTTCCCAAATACATGAACTAAACTCCGAGGAATGCTTAATTGCATTCCTTAGATCTCAATCCGCAACTGTCACTGTTGGACACTGGTTGTCACTTCTACTAAAA GCTGCAGATGTTGAGGTAGCACGCGGACATTCAGGCAGTTCTAGTCTTCGTGTAGAAGCTTTCATGACACTTCGCGTGCTTGTCGCTAAA GTTGGTACAGCGGATCAACTAGCTTTCTTTCTACCTGGTGTGATCAGTCAAATCGGAAAAGTTTTACACGTGTCAAAAACAATGATTAGTGGGGCTGCTGGAAGTATGGAAGCTATGGACCAAGCACTTAGGGGTTTGGCCGAGTTTCTCATGATAGTTTTCGAAGATGAGGCTAATTTATCCAGTCTTGATGACAGTGAAGTTAATTTAAATACCGAGAAATCTCCGTTATCGTTTCTGGAGGAGCTCCGGCGCTTACCTGGCAAAAAGCAAGATCAGGTTGAAACATTAGCAACGGAGTCAACCCAAAAGTCCCCACAATCTGAGGTTAAACGGTCTTTGCATGTTGACCGTACAAGCGATTGGATTGCAACAGCTTCTTCTCATGTAAATAAAATTTTGTCAGCAGTATTTCCACAT cTTTGTGTACATCCAGCAAAGAGGGTGAGACAGGGGACCATGGCTGCTATACAAGGACTCTTGTCAACATGCATTCATACACTCAAAGGAAGCAGACTTATGCTTCTA GAATGTTTATGTGCTTTAGTTTCTGATGACGATGAAGAGGTATCAGAAGCGGCCCAAACGTTTCTTGAAAGTTTGTTATCAAGTGGGAATCATCACATAGAACGTGACTTTGCTGATATATTTAACAg GCTGTTTGAAAAGCTCCCAGAAGTGGTAGTTGGAGGGGAACAGTCACTTGCACATTCTCAAAAGTTACTTGTATTAATTTACTATTCTGGTCCCCAACTTGTTAGAGATCATCTTCTACATTCTCCC GTGGCAGCGGCTCGATTCTTTGATACTCTTACCCTTTGTTTGAGCCAGAATTCAGTATTTCCTGGTTCGTTAGACAAACTGCTTTTAGAGAAGCCGGCTTCTGTCGGGTACTTGCGTTCTATAACGGAAATGAAAGTGACAACTTTCTTTGAAAATGAGAAAAAGTCTGCTGTTGAATCTAACGCTTTCGaaaatccaaattctttcaaaGTTCAAAATGAATACGATCTTCCACGTATGCCACCTTGGTTTTCTTCTAGAAATCCGAAACTTTACAATGCACTTGCGGGGATCATTAGGCTCGTTAGCCTATCTCTTATTGCAG GTGCTCGTAGTGACGGGAATTTATCGATTATTAAAGATATTCCATTGAGCTACATGCGGAAACTGATTGGCGATATCCGACACAAAGAATACACAAAAGAAAGCTGGCAGAGTTGGTATAACAGGACTAATTTAGGAAAGCTTGTACGACAAGCTAGCACTTCTGCATGCATGTTAAACGAGATGATATTTGGTTTATCAGATCAAGCTATTGATAATTTGAAAACAAGATTTCATAACACAAAATCTATCTGGCTTGTTTCCTTAAATAAGGATATAAGAGTTCAGTTAATCGATTGCATCGGGAGTATCTTACATGAGTATTTATCACCTGAAGTCTGGAATCTTCCATTAGATCAATCCGATGTTGGATCTGGAGATGTTACGGTGCACTTTTTTCACGATAATGCAATGCTGCATCAG GTTATGATTGACGGGATTGGAATATTTAATTTATGTCTCAAGAGGGATTTTATATCAAGTGGATTTCTTCATTCGTCTCTTTACGTGTTGCTCGAGAATCTTATATGTTCAAATTTTCAAGTTAGACACGCGGCAGATGCTGTCTTACACGTCATTTCAGCTACATCTGGCTGTCCAACG GTTGGCCACTTAGTTTTGCAAAATTCAGACTACGTAATCGATTCGATATGTCGACAACTTCGCTATCTGGATCTTAATCCTCATGTACCAAGTGTTCTTGCTGCCATTCTTTCATACATAGGTGTGGCCTACAAAATATTACCGTTGATGGAAGAACCT ATGCGTTCTATTTCACAAGAACTTGAGATTCTTGGCAGGCATCAGCACCCTGAGCTCACCATTTCTTTCTTGAGG GCAGTTGCGGAAATTGCAAAGGCTTCGAAGATTGAAGCTCGTTCATTGCCTTCTCAAGCAGAGTTATACCATAAGCAAGTTGAGTCTGAACTTTCGTGTTTTGCAAATGGTGTTCTCTCGAATCCTGAAGAAAGTGGTGAACGTTTAACGGATTTTAATAAGCATAAGGAGCAATTAGAGGCtatatattttaaattaaaagAATCAAAGAGTTACCGAAGAACCGTTGGATCTCTTTCGATTTCATGTATTACTGCTGCCACTCCTTTATTGAGTTCATTGAAGCAAACATCGTGTTTGGTAGCCTTGGAAATTGTTCAG GATGGAATTATGGCACTTGCTGAAGTGGAAGAATCGTATAAACATGAGACGAAAACAAGGGAAATTCTTACACAAGCTTTCCAATCATATTCATATCATGATCTTGCAGATACTCTTGATGCGGAAAATGACGGAACTGATGAAAACCGGTTACTTCCTTCCATGAATAAAATTTGGCCCTTTCTGATTGCCTGTATCCGTAACGGGAATCCATTG ACAACTAGGCGATGTGCTGGCGTGATCAGTAAAGCAGTACAAATCTGCGGGGGAGATTTCTTTTCTCGTCGTTTCCACACCGACGGCCCCTACTTATGGGAACTTTTAAGCACATCCCCGTTTCAGAAAAAGCCAATGAATTTGAAAGAAAGACGAGTCTTACAGCTTCCATACCGAACCAGTTCAACATCTTCAGAAGATCCAAGGGCTGAGATTTCGGATCTAAAAGTCCAGGTGGCGGTGCTGGAGATGATAGCCGAGATATCCGGGAACAAAAACAGTGCTTCCGCTTTTGAAAGTGTTGTCAAGAAGGTTAGTGGGGTGGTTGTAGGGATTGCGTGTAGTGGTGTTGGTGGTCTTAGAGATGCGTCTGTGAATGCTCTTAGAGGACTTTCGGCCATTGATTCAGATCTCGTTTGGTTGCTTGTAGCTGATGTTTATTACTCTAAAAAGAGGGAAGACGTTTCGCAACCACCTGTTGCGGATTTACCACAAGTTCATCAACTATTACCACCACCTTTGTCTTCTAAATCATACCTTTATGTTCAATATGGTGGCCAGAGCTTTGGGTTTGACATTGATTTTTCTGCTGTAGAATATGTTTTTAAGAAATTGTACGATTAG